In Caloranaerobacter ferrireducens, the sequence TTGAGCTTTAGCAAAATAAGTTAAGCTCTTACCTACACCATTACCCATCTCAATATTTGGCATAAGTAACACATCTGCATCTCCTGCAACTTCGCTTTCAAACTTTTTAATTCTTGCTGCTTCTTTAGATATAGCTAAATCTAATGCCAAAGGACCTTCAATAATTACTCCTTCACCAAATTCTTTGTTTTCTCCTAATTCTTTTAAACTATTAGCATCAACAGTAGCTGGCATTTTAGGTGAAACTTTTTCTTTTGCTGCTAATACAGCTATTTTTACAGTTTCATATCCTAAAGCTTTACAAGCTTTAATTGCATTTTTTGCAATTTTAACCTTTTCTTCTAATCCTGGTGCAATATTCATACCACCATCAGTCAAGAAAAGCAATTTATGATAAGTTGGTACTTCATATACCATAACATGACTTAATAGACTATCTGTTCTTAAACCATATTCCTTATTTAAAACTTCTTTAAGTAGAATAGATGTATCAATTAGCCCTTTCATTACAAAATCCGCTTTTCCATCATTTACATACATTACTGCAGTTTTAGCTGTCTCAGCTAAGTCTTTTACATCAACTTTCTCAAACTTTTCAATATCTAAACCATATTTACTAGCTATGTTTGTTGTTTCTTCAATATCTCCAATAAGAATTGGTTCTACAATTCCCTCTTTAGCTGCATCGCATACAGCCTTCAAAACTTCATAATCTTGAGAAGCCGCTACAGCAAGCTTCATTGTTTTTTGCTCTTTAGCCATACTCAACAATTCTTTTAGACTCTTTATCATAGTCTTCACCCCTTATGATATCGTTTTCCCGTAAACAAAACTTATTTATATTTTATCATAGTTTTACTATATTTTTATTTTATTCTTATATATTAACTGTTAAATTATTTTAATATTTAAACTGTTTTAATAATTTATAGAACAAAATCTTCGATTTAAATATTATAAGGAAGATTTTGTTGAAATCCAAAAACGGAATTTATATAGAAAATTATCCACAGTTTAATAAAGAATATAATTTCCTATGGATTATAAAAAAAAGAAATGACTATCGAGTCATTTCCTCTATCCTTTCAATTTCCTTCATACACGCTATAGTTATTTCATCTAAAGGATTTTCATCATATGCTTTTTGTATGTCTTCTTTAGCTTTATCTATAATACCCATTTGAAGATATGTCATACCTCTATTACATAATATTTCATAGTCTTTAGGTCTTTTTTTGTAGGCTTCTGTAAATCTTTCAATAGCTTCTTCAAATTGTCCTAAATTTGCTAAGCAAAGGCCTAATTCATTTAATGCATCTACTTGCCCTGGTACTATACTCAGTACACTTTCAAATTCTTCCTTTGCTTTAACAAAATCACCTATCTGTCTATACCCTAAACCTATTATAAATAATAAATTCCACCAATCTGAATATTTTTCTTTCAGAGGTAATAGCTTTTCAAGCCCTTTTACAGGGTTTCCAGTAAATATTTCGTTATATCCTTCTTCATAAATTATATCATCCTGTATTTCTAAAAGACTTAGTTTTATTTCTTCTTTTAGTTCTTCATTTTCACTTAGTGTCAAAAACTTTTCCCACATAATCTTACATTTAATAAATTGCTTGTTTAATTTATAATGATAGCCAAGTTTGTAATATGCTAGAGAATAAGCAGTATCTATTTCAAGTATATTCTCAAATTGTCTTGTTGACTCATTTATAAATAAATTAGCTTTTTTTTCATTTCTTAATTCTAAATATTTTTTAGCTTTTTCTTCTAAAGCTACTCCATAATTATATAAACCATCCACATTTTCTTTATTTAATGTTATCAATGATCTCAAATATATTAAACCGTCATCAAGTAAACCTTCTTTAATAAATTTCACACCATTATATAGTATAAAATCTTCAATTTTTTCATCAAAACTGTACAAAATATCCTTATATTTATCAATATAGGGAAAATTAGAATCAACACCAATTGTATATATCATACCTCTAATTATTGAAGAAATCTTTATTTCATCTTGAGCTCTTCTTTCCTTTATCTCTGTAATCAACTCATCAACTAAAATAGGTAAAGGTATATTTGAATCTATTATAAATCTATTAAATTTAGTTTTTGTACCTGGCTTTAATTCAATAAAAGTTAAGTTCTCAGTTTTTTGTTTAAAAAACTTCTCAATCTCCTTCATTCTTCATCACCTTTTCTAAACTTAATTAATATAAATCCCTCATAAATTTTCTCTTTCTTATTGTACTTGTACTCAATATATCGAACAATACACCTCTATAAATCATCATATAAGTAAATACCACTTGTCCAATTAAATACATTAAAATACTTCCTAAAGATGGATTTACACTTAATCCTATATGTATCATGAATACATTACTCAAAATTTTTCCTGTTAAAAAGTAAGTTATTAAAATAAATATTGAGTTTGATACAAACCACTGGATAAAATTTTCCTTAATAAAATAATAAGAATACTGTATAGAATCCCAAGGTGATAAATCTTTTAAATAGATAGTTTCAGGTAGTGAATTTAAAAATACAAAAATTAATAAATTAATAATAAAACCAATAACTGTATAAGGAATAAAACTTGATAAAATAGGTGTAATAAATAAACTTAAAATATAATTTGCCATCCATCCTATGAAAAGTATCCCATATATTTTCCAAATGAAAGCTTTAAAACCATACTTAAAATCAAATAAAGTAAATTTTCCATATCTAATTACGTTGTATAAAAGATATAAATAGTTAGATATAAATGAACTTAAAGCTAATGCCAGAACAACCCCAGCAATTATTGACAAAACTCCCCTAAATAATATTCCTATTAATGCAAACAACGCAAAATTAAGAATTGCGTAAACAAATCCTGTAAAGATTAATAGCCAATTTTTCAATATAAGATTATATGACTTCTTTAATGTAGTTTTATTAATATAAATTAAATCATTTATTATTTCCAACACTTTCACTCCTTATTTTTTTCATTTCTTCAGTTATATCATATACTTCTACTTTTTTAAATACTTTTTTATCTTCATTATATTTAAAAAGCACAATACTTTCTTTATACAATATTTTATCTACATCAAAATCATTTTTTATAAAATCTAATATATCCAGTATAAATACTTCAAAATGAACCTTATTAATTATTTTTTTAGCTGGAATATCTGTAAATTCTTTCATGTATTTATTAACATACGATTCATTTTGCAGAAATTTATGAACAATATTTCTATCATCAATTTTCTTGCTTGACTTCATAAACTCAGGCAAATTAGAAGTTTTATTATTAAGTAAAAAGTCATATTTTAATAATTCTCTGAATACCTCTATATTACTATTTATCCTATCAAAATAGTAATTATAGAATATTTTATATAAACTAGCCTTACTATGAGAAATCGAATCAAGTCTATGCTGTTCCCAATAGCTACTAAAATCTTCGAAAAAATCAAAAGGTGTTTCATAATAATTTTTAATAACATAGTTTAAACTATTTTCAAAGCTTCTGCTGTTTGAATATTTTTCTAGCAAATCTTCAATAGACTTTAGTTTTAGCATTTCTTCATAAGTTATATAATTATTTTTAAGTACCTCATAAGGTGGTTTATCTAAAAACTTAAACCCATATTTGTCACATTCTCTTCTTAGCCCAGAACCTTTAAGAAGCTTTAAAAAGCCTAATTGCAGCATATCTGGTTGCAAATTATACACATCATTAAATGATTTTTTGAAACTAATATAGTCTTCATATGGTAAACCGGCTATTAAATCTAGATGCTGATGAATATTTTCATAACTTTTTATTTTTTTTACAACCTTACTTAATCTATCAAAATTAGTTTTTCTACTAATAGCTTCTAACGTTTTATCATTAGTTGACTGAACTCCTATTTCAAACTGAAATAAACCTTCTGGCACACATTTAAGAAAATCTAACATCTCATCATCTAAAAGATGTGCTGTAACTTCAAAATGAAAATTTATATTCTTTACATTTTGTGCCATTATAAATTTCATAATTTCCAGAGCATAGGCCTTTTTTGCATTAAAAGTCCTATCTACAAATTTTACCTGTTTTACTCCTGCTTTGATAAGTTTTAGCAAATCTTCTTTTACTCTATCAATAGTAAAATATCTTACTCCTTTTATAGTTGATGATAAACAAAATTGACAATTAAAAGGACATCCTCTAGAACTTTCAAAATAGACAATTTTGTCCTTAAATTCACTTAAATCATCTTCATATGGAGAGGGAATCATATCAAGATTAGAAATCAAAGGTCTAGGGCTATTTACAATTATTCTTTCATCTTCTCTAAATATTAGTCCTTTTATATTATCATAATTCTCTATACCTTCATCTAGGTGTTTCAATAATTCCTTAAATGTTTCTTCTCCTTCTCCATATATTATAAAGTCAATAAAATCATATTTTCTTAAAATTTTATCTCCATCAAAAGAAACCTCTGGTCCACCTAAGATAATCTTAGTTTGTGGTCTTACAATTTTCAATCTTTCACAAATTTCTAAAGTCTTTTCAATATTCCAGATATAACATGAAAAAGCTAAAACATCAGGAGCTTGTTTGAAAATTTCTCCTGTAATATACTCACTATTCTGATTAATTGTAAACTCCATAAGTTTAATATTGTTAAATGAATCTTTACAGTAACTCTTTAGATATCTGATTGACAAAGAAGAGTGAATATATTTTGAATTTAGCGTAGATATTACTATATTCATTTATCGTACCTTCCTTCTTATATTCATATAGAAAAGCAGCACTAAACTGTTTAGAACTTGTTTACAAAGTAAAATATTTATGAAAATAAGTTTGTCAAAAGTCTAAAAGCAGCACAAAGCTGCTTAATAAAAGTTTATCCTTTATCTATTTATTTTACTCCAAACCAGACAATTTCACCATACCTTTTAAAACCAATCGACTCTGCTAATTTTATTGAAGGTGTATTGTTAACTACAATATGAACATAAGGAGTCCAGCCAATGTCAAATACTTTTTTTGCAAGGTCAATACTAACAGATACAGCTAACCCCTTACCTCTATATTCTTCCTTTGTATACATTATACCCATTGAACCGTCTTCTCTAACTACAGCCCAAGAAATGGGATTACCATTTTTATCAAAAATAGCTGATGAAGGTCTATTTTTAATACAATTAGTTATATATTCTAGAGAATTTTCACTTTTATATGTATAATATTCATTTACAACTACTGCATCTTCAACTCTCAACTCTTTCACTTCATGTCTAATTCTAGTCAAATCTAGATTATTTTTGTCCATATAATACAAATAACATGGTTCTTCCCACTCAATTTCCTCACTATTTTTTACTAAATCATAATATTTCTTTAACACACCTGCAAATCTTTGTCCTTTCAAGTTTATATTCTCTAGCATCTTTCTAGCTACTTCATCTTCTGGAGAATATATTATATTCCATTTATCCGACTTTAATATAAATCCTCTAGGTTTACTTATGTTGTCTACAATAATCCCCCAATTCTTTGTAAATCTCATTTTGCCTAAAGCATTTATTGTAGCTATTTTATCATAATTTAGCAAATGCTTTATTGATTCTATATTAGATATAGAATGCATTACAGCCACTCTCCCTTCATCTGCTGACTATATTATACCACAGGGCATAAAGGTTTCAATCTTTTTAATACTGTCTACAGCTATATAAATTTGATATAATCAATTAAGGGGTGATTTTATGAAAATATTTAAAAAAGTTTTTTTAGGACTAATACTTACTTTATTTATTCTTATTGCTGTATCTCTTGTTTTAATTCGTCCAGATAGTATAAAGACTTTTAACGAAACTGATCCAAATTTATTTATCATCGATTTGATAAATAATTCTAAAATCAACATATTTGGCGAAAATAAAATTTTATTAGAAGAAGCTGAATTAAATTCAGTCCTAGTGCCTCAAATTACTAAACAAATTAACACACAAGAATTACCTTCTTTTGTAGAGTTTAATGGATTCTATTTTGACCTTAAGCCAAATAGCATAATGTTAAAATCATCTTTAAAAATAGGTTTTCTACCAATTGGTGTAAATGCAAATATATCGCCTATCATTAATGATGATGCGATAGGTGCAAAATTAAATGGGTTATACTTAGGAAAGTTACCTCTACCACTATCATTAATCGAAAAAATTTCTAATTCAGAAATTCAAGATATTTATTATATTGATAATAGTAAAGAGTTTCTTAATTATGTAAAAATAAAAGAACTTTCGATAGATGAAAATAAAATATCTATTGATTTTGTGACAAACAATAATTCTATCATAGACAAGTTTATAGATAGCGAACACAAAGAAACTTTTAAAAATATTTTGTCATTGTTAGGTGAAACAAAAGAAGGTAAAAAATTTGCAAATGATATAGTAAGAGCTTTGCTTATAAAGAACTTTCAAGGAGAATTTCCACAAGAAATGAAAAATATTATAGCTGAAGATTTTAAATCTATTGATAAAGCTACGAAAAGTAAATTGATTTATATTCTTCTAAAAAATAATTTTAATAATGATTTTAACTTTTTATTTGATAGAAAAAATTGAAAAAATAACATTCATAAGCAGTTGGATTTTAATTCCAACTGCTTTATATTTTAAACTTTTTTGTACTTCCATTTTTCTAATTTGAAATAGTATATTATTATTGCAGCTTCAAGCAAAACAGACAAGCTAATTGCTATCCAAACACCATTTGCACCCATATTAAATACTTTACTCAATATGTATGCCATTGGTAGTTTAAAACATAAATTTGCTATTAATGACGCAATCATAGGTGGTGCTGTATCTCCAGCTCCAATAAAAGCTCCACCATATACAACTGGATAAATAACAAAAATTACACCAATATAAACTATTCTTAGATAATTTACACCTATATTAATCACTTCAATATCTTTAGTAAAAATAAACATTAAATATTTAGCCAACACAAAATAAGGAAGTGAAAATATTATCATATTAATCAGTGCTAATTTTATTCCATCTTTGACTATCGCTTCAGCTGATTTTATATCTTTTTTCCCAAGGTTTTGGCCTACAAGAACAGAAATAGATAAATTTAATCCTGCTAAAAAAATAAATACCAAATTAAACATCCTACCTCCTATAGTAAAAGCTGCAACTGCTTTTGTGCCAGAATAATTTGCTATCTTATACATCACAAGTCCAGTTATAGGTCTAGAAATAGCCTGCAGTGCAGAATATGATCCTATTTTCAATATCTTACCTATCAAACTTATTTTAACACTTAAAACTTGTAAGTATTTTTTTAACTCATTATTAAATATTTTTCTTAAAATCGTTTTAAACATCAAAACCGAAGCAAACACATTCGATATAGCTGTTGCTAATGGAGCTCCTACAAACATAAGCTTTGGTAAATAAAATAATCCGTATATTAATATAGGATCAAGAATAATATTTACTAAATTCATAAGTCCAAAAATCAACATTGGAGTCTTAGTATCTCCTTTGGCCTGTAATATAGCTCTCCCTGTTAAATTGAAAAATACAAAAGGTATACTTAACGAAACAATCTTCAAATA encodes:
- a CDS encoding bifunctional enoyl-CoA hydratase/phosphate acetyltransferase — encoded protein: MIKSLKELLSMAKEQKTMKLAVAASQDYEVLKAVCDAAKEGIVEPILIGDIEETTNIASKYGLDIEKFEKVDVKDLAETAKTAVMYVNDGKADFVMKGLIDTSILLKEVLNKEYGLRTDSLLSHVMVYEVPTYHKLLFLTDGGMNIAPGLEEKVKIAKNAIKACKALGYETVKIAVLAAKEKVSPKMPATVDANSLKELGENKEFGEGVIIEGPLALDLAISKEAARIKKFESEVAGDADVLLMPNIEMGNGVGKSLTYFAKAQSAGIIMGAKVPVVLVSRADTHEAKLNSIALGSVIAANR
- a CDS encoding GNAT family N-acetyltransferase: MHSISNIESIKHLLNYDKIATINALGKMRFTKNWGIIVDNISKPRGFILKSDKWNIIYSPEDEVARKMLENINLKGQRFAGVLKKYYDLVKNSEEIEWEEPCYLYYMDKNNLDLTRIRHEVKELRVEDAVVVNEYYTYKSENSLEYITNCIKNRPSSAIFDKNGNPISWAVVREDGSMGIMYTKEEYRGKGLAVSVSIDLAKKVFDIGWTPYVHIVVNNTPSIKLAESIGFKRYGEIVWFGVK
- a CDS encoding tetratricopeptide repeat protein; protein product: MKEIEKFFKQKTENLTFIELKPGTKTKFNRFIIDSNIPLPILVDELITEIKERRAQDEIKISSIIRGMIYTIGVDSNFPYIDKYKDILYSFDEKIEDFILYNGVKFIKEGLLDDGLIYLRSLITLNKENVDGLYNYGVALEEKAKKYLELRNEKKANLFINESTRQFENILEIDTAYSLAYYKLGYHYKLNKQFIKCKIMWEKFLTLSENEELKEEIKLSLLEIQDDIIYEEGYNEIFTGNPVKGLEKLLPLKEKYSDWWNLLFIIGLGYRQIGDFVKAKEEFESVLSIVPGQVDALNELGLCLANLGQFEEAIERFTEAYKKRPKDYEILCNRGMTYLQMGIIDKAKEDIQKAYDENPLDEITIACMKEIERIEEMTR
- a CDS encoding MATE family efflux transporter yields the protein MIFENNSKLKIIWNLAWPVMVSQILQTFLEIIDMYFVSNIGVNEAAAAGIGTSVIGVIIVVTQLIATGTIALISRKTGENDEKGTLEVTGQALILSVAVGILISALSFSLSASIINLFGVEVEVAKNSINYLKIVSLSIPFVFFNLTGRAILQAKGDTKTPMLIFGLMNLVNIILDPILIYGLFYLPKLMFVGAPLATAISNVFASVLMFKTILRKIFNNELKKYLQVLSVKISLIGKILKIGSYSALQAISRPITGLVMYKIANYSGTKAVAAFTIGGRMFNLVFIFLAGLNLSISVLVGQNLGKKDIKSAEAIVKDGIKLALINMIIFSLPYFVLAKYLMFIFTKDIEVINIGVNYLRIVYIGVIFVIYPVVYGGAFIGAGDTAPPMIASLIANLCFKLPMAYILSKVFNMGANGVWIAISLSVLLEAAIIIYYFKLEKWKYKKV
- a CDS encoding B12-binding domain-containing radical SAM protein; this encodes MNIVISTLNSKYIHSSLSIRYLKSYCKDSFNNIKLMEFTINQNSEYITGEIFKQAPDVLAFSCYIWNIEKTLEICERLKIVRPQTKIILGGPEVSFDGDKILRKYDFIDFIIYGEGEETFKELLKHLDEGIENYDNIKGLIFREDERIIVNSPRPLISNLDMIPSPYEDDLSEFKDKIVYFESSRGCPFNCQFCLSSTIKGVRYFTIDRVKEDLLKLIKAGVKQVKFVDRTFNAKKAYALEIMKFIMAQNVKNINFHFEVTAHLLDDEMLDFLKCVPEGLFQFEIGVQSTNDKTLEAISRKTNFDRLSKVVKKIKSYENIHQHLDLIAGLPYEDYISFKKSFNDVYNLQPDMLQLGFLKLLKGSGLRRECDKYGFKFLDKPPYEVLKNNYITYEEMLKLKSIEDLLEKYSNSRSFENSLNYVIKNYYETPFDFFEDFSSYWEQHRLDSISHSKASLYKIFYNYYFDRINSNIEVFRELLKYDFLLNNKTSNLPEFMKSSKKIDDRNIVHKFLQNESYVNKYMKEFTDIPAKKIINKVHFEVFILDILDFIKNDFDVDKILYKESIVLFKYNEDKKVFKKVEVYDITEEMKKIRSESVGNNK